The following is a genomic window from Gemmatimonadota bacterium.
GCGCAGGCGGTTTGCCGTCCTCAGCGCACGTACCGTCGTCCCGTAACGCCGGGCGATTCTCTCCAGGGAATCTCCGCGACGCACGGTATACCGCAGGTCTTGCTCGTTTTTCTTTTCTTCAGCGCTACGTCCCGGGGCAGAGGACAGCGGTGTCGGCAGGGACGTTACCGCCCGTCTATCCGGCGCTGCCGCTGAGGATATTGGAAGGGAGATTTCTTTTCCAACCGCAAGAGGCTGCAAATACCA
Proteins encoded in this region:
- a CDS encoding LysM peptidoglycan-binding domain-containing protein gives rise to the protein WYLQPLAVGKEISLPISSAAAPDRRAVTSLPTPLSSAPGRSAEEKKNEQDLRYTVRRGDSLERIARRYGTTVRALRTANRLRGTQINIGAVLRIPTGRTETTLYRVRWGDTLGEIALRHNTTIATLVRLNNLRSHHIQAGKVLRIPAS